The genomic DNA TGGGACCAGACCCTGCTGCTGAGGAGGGGAGCGCTACAGAAATAGGACACAAAGATCAAAAGATTGAGGAACAGATAGACACAAATGATAGTAAACTTGAAAAAGCGTTTGTAGcatcctttataaaaaaaaaagacagggtGTTAGAAAAACTATGAGGAGAACAGACCAACACAAATACAATCACAATATCTGTGACCATACTCCTTACTTCTGTACTTTGTCGGATCTGGTCCAGAAAAATCTGAGGCCGTTCAGACAGCGCACCCTGTAGGACAGAACAGCAAAATCACAGGGATTACCACGTCAGTTAATAAGACCTTATTTTAGAAGACATTGTCTTATTGCACATGGGCAGGATGAGTGCTTATAGGAGCCTAAAGCCACCTACACATGATCCGCGGCAAAAAGCGCGAGGTAGGGTGTAGAGCAGAGAGGTAAAGCAAAGCTCAGAAATGGAGTTGACTGTGCCTTGAAAGGTCAGTTGCAACAaagtcaaagttgaaataattgtAACTTTGAGCCGCATTGCCGAGCATTGGGCGACGCCATAGGTAGAGCGTAGTTGGGCAGCACCGCTCTTCACATAGGAAAACAATGGAACGGCCAGCAGAGAGCAGTTTTAACGTGGATCATGTGTAGGCCGCTTAAGGTTCTGGTTGATAAACATTCTCCCCTGTCACTATAATACCTTGATAGCCCTAAGGTATACAGGTGTTTACAGCtaagcatgtgtgtctgtgtaagaGTCACATACCTTTTTCTCCAGAACAGCATAGCCTGCATCAGCACTAGCAGATTCTCGACGGTCATCTAGACGACTGTGGCCAGGTGCCCTAGTGTAACCAGGCGGTAGTGATGTGGAGCCAACGACAGGGGAGGAGGAGACAGAGCGCATGTTCTCCTTGTGTCGGTTGAGACTCTTAGCCCAGCGCTCCATATCTTTGGCAATCTATTAATATAAAGCCCAAGAGATAAAAGTTAGCAAGTTAAACGGacaaaacagaggaacattTACAATTTGAAGTTGCTCAAACAATAACACCTGAACAACATACTGCAATCCAACTTGGTAGCCCTTTAAGGAATACTACCTTGGTTAAGTCGAAAATTCCCTGAATGTGAGAGGTGTTAAAGAACTATGGTGATTTTTACCATACAGAAAACATTGTTCATTTTGAACTAAACTGTATTATATTGTAATGTTGTCCAGTAACAGTGTTGAGTCATACATACTAAACTAACAGctgtttgttattttgtccTTTTAGTTGTACAAATTTCTTATCAAAAAGCAAAGCAAGCAAAAAGACAGTCATACACAGACTGGTTCGAAAGGTAGTCATACACAGACTGCTTTgaaatccaaaaataaatatcaataataatGTCAGTACTTAAACTATCATTCCACTATGTAGAGTACCTGTTGAGCAGTTTTATTCTTGGGTTTGTCTTTCTTCTCCTTGCTGCCAAGGGTAGCAAATGGTGAGTCTGAAGGGACCGCACCAATGCTCGTTGGAGAACCCTCTGAGTTTGACTGACCGGCAGCAGCAGGGATGTAAGTGTGCTTCTCTCCATCCCAGTACATGTACTGCTGAGTGTGAGGGTTGTAATAGTACTGCACAGAAGGGCACACATAACCAAACTGAAATGCTAAGGGAGAGGATACATTCAGAAAGGTCTTTCAAAGAGTGCTGGCTTGACATTTAGCCTGCAGTACATTCACTCTTTACCTGGGAGTTAGGGTCATAGTAGAGGCCTGTGAGTGGGTCGTAATAGTAGCCAGAGCTTTCGTCATACTGGTATGTTGAAACATCTGGCACAGCTAAAGTCAAAGACACAGGACATATACCTGAGTGTAAGATAtcaaattttaaaacatttaattgatCACAAAAAGGTTAGCTTGACAGCATTCCTGATGGTTCATATATATTTAGATAACAGAATTTACACTTAGCAGTTTACATACCCCCTTTGGGGCTGAACACCATAAATAAATTCTCAACCTGTAGGCAACACTGGACACACAAAGCCTTACGGTATTGCTGAAGTTCGTGTTCAGTGCCTGGGGTGGCAGGTTGGCAGGGAGCAGCTGGTTGTGGCTTTCCCACTATCTCAACCTTAAAAAAGACAGAGCTCTTAAAATCAAGAAAGTAATGGCATTAAATAATGAAAGAATACATGAGGCAAGAAGAAATGCCGACTAATATTGTACCTGTGTAACTGGTGCGGTGGTAGCTGTGGTGAAGAGTGCGGTCTGTGTATGACTAAGAGGATGAACGACTGCTGATCCAGATGTCACTGCCTCAGctgaacacacaaacaggtgGCTTAAATTAAGTCAAGTTCAATTCAAATGTATACCGTTAAATAGATCACATTGGTAATAAACTCCATATGTTTAGCATATGCGACACCAACCTCCTGTGTATGCCCCCATCAGGGCTTTTCCTGCACCAGGTAAAGCAGCTACCCTGGCATCTGCCTGGGTCTTGAACATTGTGCCATCTAGCCCAGAGTATTCATTTCCATCCTGATTGTATGTTACTGCTGCCCCCTGCTGATACACTGCTGTATCTGTACTCTGGCCTCCACCTGATCCATTCTGAGCGGTCTGAGAATGAAAAAgagataaatatatatgtaaaaaacacacaagaataCGATTATAAATAAAGATGTGTTACAGCCCTATGTTTTCTTTGCTGTAATAAGTCATTCAGGTTACCTGCGTGACAGCCCACTGTGCAGCAGCTATAGCTGTGCTGGCCACTGTGGCAGCACTCACTCTGCTGCCATCCGTCAGAAACACATCCCTGACATAGAAAAGAGACACAGATAAGGTTTCTGTGAGTTTCTGGTAACCAACATTTAGAAACCTCTCTTTATAGTGTATAAATATAACAGTCTACCTTTAGGAAACTCATTTGTTTTAGGTAATCTTCTTTAAATCAAATTTCTAATCCACTTCCTTCGCATGACCAATTTCAGTTGCTTAGTGGTTTCTTTGCCGTAAAGTGTGGGTGATTACCGTTTGGAGCCTTTGGCGAACTCCACCACAATTGCTTTCCCATCAATAGAGAGAGCTGGCTGGAGAGCCTGTAAGATCTGGAGCAGCTGAGATGCCTCCTGTTGATAAAATATACAGAGACCTGTGAGTTAGTGTGGGTGCATTTGTGTGTAGCTGCCTGCCAGATAAAGCTTATTTCAGAATAATCAGtagacaaaaatgacaaaatgtttcTATGGATTGACCTAATCTCataacaattttatttatgaaggAAGTGAATAACAATTCATCGGTCTAGCCCTCAGGCAAGTGTCTGTCTCATCATGTTTCTCACCACTATTGTAGAGAGCTGTAGAAAGGCAAACCCCCTGTTGAGATGTGTGTGCTTGTCCTTGATTAGGCGAACGTTGGAAGGGGAGAGAGTGGCAAAGGGAGCCAAAGCAGATAAGATGGTTTCCACGGGAGTATGTGGGCCAAGGTTTCTTAGTATCAGAGCTGGTGTAGGACAGGATGAGAGAATATTATCCAACACAATATTTACCAATTCAGGTAGCAGATAATAAACAGTGTTGTAAAAGCAAGTATCTCATGATGCACCCTTCTGGTTTGCAAGCTATAACTAGgtagagaatttaaaaaaaaatatataactatGAAAGTATTTGCCATAATCTtgattaaaactattttttccaACAGTAGTAGTATAAATAAATCCATTACTATCTTAATCAATGATTGAAAATAGATAGGTTACACAAAAGTAAGTCTTTCTGAATAGAAGATATTGCCATGGGAGGGAAAATGTCAAGAGATGGACTTACTGTCATTGGCAACATCTGGCTGCGGTGTAGCCTGTCCTGGGTTGACAGTAGGACCAGAAGAGGGGTAGGGTGCTGGCAAGGGCAATAAGCCTTGGGCTCCCTCCTTTTGAAGACCAATGGGTAAATCCCTTTGCAACTGGGGCAACTTCAGCTCAGCCTCTGTGAAAAGCCAACATGCCATTTTTGTATTCTTATATAGTTTGAGAGATGTGTCACTATAGAGAATAGTTGAAATAATCCAGTAGCTGGGTTAAACTTTACCTGATTTAGGCACACTGCATTTGAAGcacttctctctccttttaAAATTTTGCACACCACACTGTTGAAATGTTAAATTACCTACTGTTaagatttattaaaataatgagCAACTAAAGTGACATGGATGATTACATACTTAATTCACAAATTAAATTGAGATTTTCATACGTGCATGGCACACatcgcaaacacacacacacacacacaaccttgttGCAGAGCCAGTCCTCATTGGCACGCGGTTTTGGGTCACTGTAGTGCATCGACACCCTTTGTCCCAGAATCAACAGCACtccctgaaaaaagaaaaaaaaaaagagggaacaAAAAATGATTATCAGCGATAATTAGGCCACACATGCCAGAGAAAGGCCTCATCTcacaagagatgagagagaatgaaagggacgagaggggacagagagagaaagagaagaactgAGGCTGTAGGAAAGAGAACACCAGAGAATTGCAACCTTCAGCTTTAGGAAATTGGGACGGACTGAGATGGTGTATGTGTAGTGTGTGGTTGTCCATTATTTAAGGACACAATGCATTTTGTTCAATTGTGTGATCCCTCCCCCCTTAAGGGGAAACCTTTTCACAGTTTTCCACACATCCCATCCCACTGTCACCACCTTCATCCCCCAAATAGACAATAGCTCCATCCTAAAGATGTAATAATGGTTGATGACCCAGAAATGAAAAGttcaaaaacaagaaaattaagTGCTATATTGGTTCTAATTCAACAGACAATAGACCGTGTGAGAAACTATGTTCACACTGTAACACTATCCCAGAGGTGGTACTGTAGAATTAGGAGACGAAAAAAAATTGTTACTGACGAAAGAAGAGACCTCTATAATAGAGGAATTTGTATTGGATAAATGATGCCAGTTATAAAAACTATATAGCTAGGCTCCAGACAGACGTCAGCATGATGTAACATGAATTTGCCTGTTTGtggaaatagaaataaaagacCTCAAAAGTACAAAGACCTACCTACATCAGGGACAAAACTGATTTCTCTACTCTGTGTCTATACCATACTGGAATGCATCACGTGCAGATGAGAGGGTATGATGTTACTGTGCATTTGTCCTGATTTTAACCCATATGTCCcattgtatgcatgtatatatgtgtatgtgtgtctgtgtaaggGAGAGTGACCTGGTTGGTCTCCATCCAGCGGGTGGCCTCCTGTATGACATTAAACTCGACGAAGGCGAATCCTCGGCTCTGACCTGGACACCGCCCAGCGCCATGGTAAccgaacaacaacaacaacaacataacaacGCAGTGAGGGGTTAGTGCTTCATgtccagaggagagagagaccctGTATCAGCACTAATAATCATTGTTTCCTCACTCCCTTGGAAAATAACACACCTGACAGTTATTGCAGAGCCGCTGTCATATTCTCTGCAAGGGTGGGAGGACGCAATGTCAAGTATCTCAACAGGGTCAAGGAAAGAGGGAGATTCCTACCAACTCATCAGTTTGAGTCTGAGCTTTTTGTCTTTGAATGATGAAGCACCCACGCACCAACAAAACAGACactaaacacacgcacacacacctctgctAGTCTGAGAGTCAAGAGTGCAGTCTAAAGTATGTAGCACTAGTGTGGAATGTCTCCATATTCTGTATATGCATTACTATGACTGATTGAGAacacattatacaaaatatttagatttttatacttttaaaacACTGTACAT from Etheostoma spectabile isolate EspeVRDwgs_2016 chromosome 7, UIUC_Espe_1.0, whole genome shotgun sequence includes the following:
- the rbm10 gene encoding RNA-binding protein 10 isoform X2, translated to MDYERRGGRGDRTGRYGNTHKDHNFRDMDYRGYGQEDEEAGSEYDVRAEEDRPYGREGQSLGIRDFLPGRLQDRPGFHLRGDGQGDIGREGEELLWPPCSQSQPDLALPKLQREEDGSRFEQLLTGLQERGRGKGGRGFPENSAPHSGGRDGNWDRGGAHSEQMEYNTVRQREEDRFSRAAVKRRAFTVGTEEHSCGNAGPDLSLEELDQRDQDYRADLDHNQRPSSIIMLRMLPPNATANEIRAQLQEQGIQPREVRLMRNKSSGQSRGFAFVEFNVIQEATRWMETNQGVLLILGQRVSMHYSDPKPRANEDWLCNKCGVQNFKRREKCFKCSVPKSEAELKLPQLQRDLPIGLQKEGAQGLLPLPAPYPSSGPTVNPGQATPQPDVANDTLILRNLGPHTPVETILSALAPFATLSPSNVRLIKDKHTHLNRGFAFLQLSTIVEASQLLQILQALQPALSIDGKAIVVEFAKGSKRDVFLTDGSRVSAATVASTAIAAAQWAVTQTAQNGSGGGQSTDTAVYQQGAAVTYNQDGNEYSGLDGTMFKTQADARVAALPGAGKALMGAYTGAEAVTSGSAVVHPLSHTQTALFTTATTAPVTQVEIVGKPQPAAPCQPATPGTEHELQQYPVPDVSTYQYDESSGYYYDPLTGLYYDPNSQYYYNPHTQQYMYWDGEKHTYIPAAAGQSNSEGSPTSIGAVPSDSPFATLGSKEKKDKPKNKTAQQIAKDMERWAKSLNRHKENMRSVSSSPVVGSTSLPPGYTRAPGHSRLDDRRESASADAGYAVLEKKGALSERPQIFLDQIRQSTERSPPQQQGLVPAYSGESDSEEEGGDKEEKEGRMTDWVKLACLLCRRQFPSKEALIRHQQLSELHKQNLEQRRIQQESAGKERLADGPEPPDSKRRKFSPIDGITGTSLGARMLQGGVKKGLLLRNMQVE
- the rbm10 gene encoding RNA-binding protein 10 isoform X1, which translates into the protein MDYERRGGRGDRTGRYGNTHKDHNFRDMDYRGYGQEDEEAGSEYDVRAEEDRPYGREGQSLGIRDFLPGRLQDRPGFHLRGDGQGDIGREGEELLWPPCSQSQPDLALPKLQREEDGSRFEQLLTGLQERGRGKGGRGFPENSAPHSGGRDGNWDRGGAHSEQMEYNTVRQREEDRFSRAAVKRRAFTVGTEEHSCGNAGPDLSLEELDQRDQDYRADLDHNQRPSSIIMLRMLPPNATANEIRAQLQEQGIQPREVRLMRNKSSGQSRGFAFVEFNVIQEATRWMETNQGVLLILGQRVSMHYSDPKPRANEDWLCNKCGVQNFKRREKCFKCSVPKSEAELKLPQLQRDLPIGLQKEGAQGLLPLPAPYPSSGPTVNPGQATPQPDVANDTLILRNLGPHTPVETILSALAPFATLSPSNVRLIKDKHTHLNRGFAFLQLSTIVEASQLLQILQALQPALSIDGKAIVVEFAKGSKRDVFLTDGSRVSAATVASTAIAAAQWAVTQTAQNGSGGGQSTDTAVYQQGAAVTYNQDGNEYSGLDGTMFKTQADARVAALPGAGKALMGAYTGGSAEAVTSGSAVVHPLSHTQTALFTTATTAPVTQVEIVGKPQPAAPCQPATPGTEHELQQYPVPDVSTYQYDESSGYYYDPLTGLYYDPNSQYYYNPHTQQYMYWDGEKHTYIPAAAGQSNSEGSPTSIGAVPSDSPFATLGSKEKKDKPKNKTAQQIAKDMERWAKSLNRHKENMRSVSSSPVVGSTSLPPGYTRAPGHSRLDDRRESASADAGYAVLEKKGALSERPQIFLDQIRQSTERSPPQQQGLVPAYSGESDSEEEGGDKEEKEGRMTDWVKLACLLCRRQFPSKEALIRHQQLSELHKQNLEQRRIQQESAGKERLADGPEPPDSKRRKFSPIDGITGTSLGARMLQGGVKKGLLLRNMQVE